A region of the Pseudarthrobacter phenanthrenivorans Sphe3 genome:
TGTGCTGGTGGATGAATACCAGGACACCAACCACGCCCAGTACGCCCTGGTACGGGAGATCGTGGGGCAGGGGCCGGGGGCATCCGAGCTCACCGTTGTGGGTGATTCCGACCAGTCCATCTACGCCTTCCGCGGGGCCGACATCCGCAACATCGTGGAGTTCGAGAAGGACTATCCCGAAGCCCGGACCATCAAGCTGGAGCAGAACTACCGCTCCACCCAGAACATCCTCAGCGCGGCCAATTCGGTGATTTCCCGGAACCCGAACAGGCCCGAAAAGAGGTTGTGGACCGCCGAGGGCGAGGGCCACAAGATCATCGGCTACGTCGGTGAAAACGAGCATGACGAGGCCCAGTTCATCGCCAAGGAGATCGACAGGCTCCAGGATGAGGACAACCTCCGTCCCGGGGATGTCGCGATTTTTTACCGGACCAACGCGCAATCCCGCTCCATTGAAGATGTCCTTGTCCGGGTGGGCCTGCCCTACAAGGTGGTGGGCGGCACGCGCTTCTATGAGCGCAAGGAAATCAAGGATGCCCTTGCCTACCTTCGGGTGCTGGTGAACCCGGACGACGACGTCAACCTCCGCAGGGTGCTTAACGAACCCAAGCGGGGCATCGGCGACCGTGCCGAAGGGGCCGTTGCTGCCCTTGCCCAGCGCGAACGCACGTCTTTCATGGCTGCCGCCCGGCGTGCCGACCAGGCTCCCGGGATGGCCACGCGTTCCGTCAACGCAGTGCTCGGCTTTGTTAAGCTCCTGGACGACCTGGCAGAGGTGGCAGCCGGATCCGGCGCCGCGGCAGCGCTGGAAGCAGTCCTGGAGCAGACCGGCTACCTTGCCACGCTGCGGTCCAGCACTGACCCCCAGGACGAATCCCGCGTGGAAAACCTGGCGGAACTTGTCGCCGTCGTGCGCGAATACGAACAGGAGAACCCGGAAGGGACGCTGGAAGCATTCCTTGAGCAGGTTTCCCTGGTGGCAGATGCTGACCAGATCCCCGATGCGCCCGGTGCGGATATTGACGAGGCGGTAGCTGAGGCCAAACGCCTGGGCGTCGTCACCCTGATGACGCTGCACACCGCCAAAGGCCTCGAGTTCCCTGTGGTGTTCCTGACCGGCATGGAGCATGGACTCTTCCCGCACCAGCGCTCGGCCACCGACCCCAAGGAACTGGCGGAGGAGCGACGGCTTGCCTATGTAGGGCTCACACGCGCCCGGAAACGGCTTTACGTCACACGCTCCGAGGTCCGCAGCATGTGGGGCCAAAGCCAGTACAACCCCGCAAGCCAGTTCCTGGAGGAGATC
Encoded here:
- the pcrA gene encoding DNA helicase PcrA codes for the protein MDMLFDPYSDGPFKAAPAAAARTKSPSEGAAAASATGGSVRLDRAPEGKDQGSRRPGAAQLLEGLNPQQEEAVKHAGPALLIVAGAGSGKTRVLSNRIAYLIATGRAHHGEILAITFTNKAAAEMRERIEALVGGRAKIMWISTFHSSCVRILRQEAANVGLKSNFSIYDSADSLRLVTQVSKGLDLDPKKFAPKAIQHKISALKNELIDVDSYASAANYNDPFEQAVADVYKGYTQRLRQANAMDFDDLIAETVYMFRAFPALAESYRRRFRHVLVDEYQDTNHAQYALVREIVGQGPGASELTVVGDSDQSIYAFRGADIRNIVEFEKDYPEARTIKLEQNYRSTQNILSAANSVISRNPNRPEKRLWTAEGEGHKIIGYVGENEHDEAQFIAKEIDRLQDEDNLRPGDVAIFYRTNAQSRSIEDVLVRVGLPYKVVGGTRFYERKEIKDALAYLRVLVNPDDDVNLRRVLNEPKRGIGDRAEGAVAALAQRERTSFMAAARRADQAPGMATRSVNAVLGFVKLLDDLAEVAAGSGAAAALEAVLEQTGYLATLRSSTDPQDESRVENLAELVAVVREYEQENPEGTLEAFLEQVSLVADADQIPDAPGADIDEAVAEAKRLGVVTLMTLHTAKGLEFPVVFLTGMEHGLFPHQRSATDPKELAEERRLAYVGLTRARKRLYVTRSEVRSMWGQSQYNPASQFLEEIPAELLEWKREGTSRQAGWGNSGSIGSGRYSGSFWGAGTARGAAADSSAGFNADVPAVVARNRVQPQKEIIAVSVGDKVNHTSFGNGTVLALEGAGDKTVAKVKFDVGEKRLLLRYAPLTKLSA